A genomic segment from Amia ocellicauda isolate fAmiCal2 chromosome 13, fAmiCal2.hap1, whole genome shotgun sequence encodes:
- the setd7 gene encoding histone-lysine N-methyltransferase SETD7, with product MDSDDEHMEETVEGPLDEDDQPHGFSTITYSSSDRFEGHFVHGEKNGRGKFYFFDGSTLEGYYVDDALQGQGVYTYEDGGVLHGTYMDGELNGPAHEYDADGRLIFKGQYKDNNRWGVCWIYYPDGGSVVGEVNEDGEMTGNKVAYVYTDGRTALYGKFIEGEIIEARLATLLSEENGQPHFELQPGSPVFTYDKSTSSCIAVNGLLPDPYETQRVYVADSRIKGAGEGLFAKIEAEPNTVMAFYNGVRITHQEVDSRDWSLNGNTISLDEDTVIDIPEPFSNIKKYCASLGHKANHSFTPNCKYDPYVHPRFGAIKCIRTIRAVERDEELTVAYGYDHTPSGKSGPEAPDWYKQELQAFQAKKPPQ from the exons GCCCGCTGGATGAAGATGACCAACCGCATGGCTTCTCTACCATCACCTACTCCTCGAGTGACCGTTTCGAGGGACACTTTGTTCATGGGGAGAAGAATGGCCGAGGCAAGTTCTACTTCTTTGACGGAAG CACGCTGGAGGGCTACTATGTAGACGATGCACTCCAGGGCCAGGGTGTGTACACCTATGAGGATGGGGGCGTTCTTCACGGCACCTACATGGACGGGGAGCTGAATGGCCCAGCGCATGAGTATGACGCTGATGGACGCCTCATCTTCAAGGGCCAGTACAAAGACAACAACCGCTGGGGGGTGTGCTGGATCTACTATCCT GATGGGGGCAGTGTGGTGGGGGAGGTGAACGAGGATGGAGAGATGACGGGCAACAAGGTTGCTTACGTTTACACAGATGGCAGAACCGCGCTGTATGGCAAGTTCATTGAGGGGGAGATCATAGAGGCTCGTCTGGCCACGCTCTTGTCTGAAGAAAATGGACAGCCCCACTTTGAGTTGCAGCCTGGCA GTCCAGTTTTCACTTATGACAAGTCCACCTCCTCCTGCATTGCTGTCAACGGCCTGCTGCCTGACCCCTATGAAACGCAGAG gGTGTATGTTGCAGATTCTCGCATTAAAGGGGCTGGGGAAGGCTTGTTTGCTAAAATAGAAGCTGAACCCAACACTGTCATGGCGTTTTATAATGGAGTGCGCATTACACACCAAGAG GTAGACAGCAGAGACTGGTCTCTCAATGGGAACACTATCTCTCTCGATGAAGACACAGTGATAGATATCCCTGAGCCATTCAGCAACATAAAGAAGTACTGTGCATCACTGGGGCACAAAGCAAACCACTCCTTCACTCCCAACTGCAAATATGACCC GTATGTTCACCCCCGTTTCGGGGCCATCAAATGCATCCGCACTATCCGGGCTGTGGAGAGGGACGAGGAGCTCACGGTTGCCTACGGATATGATCACACCCCCTCAGGAAAGAGCGGGCCCGAGGCTCCCGACTGGTACAAGCAGGAGCTTCAGGCTTTCCAAGCCAAGAAGCCACCGCAGTGA